From Granulimonas faecalis:
GAGGCCGTCGATCACGTTCTGTGTCGCATACACCTGGTACGGGCGCATGACCTTGAGGCTTTCCTTGTTCTTAGTGCCGTCAAGAATCATGTAATTGGTAGCCATCTGGTGAGCCATGGGAATGGAGAGCATAGAGTCTGCGAACTCTTTCCAATTGCGTACCACTGTGTTGTCGCTTTTGCGCTGCCAGTTGAAGGCAAAGTCCTTATTGAAGCGGTCTGCGGTGGTGTTGGCCATGTACTTCACGTTATTGGGCGTGATGGCTACAAGAATTTGCAGAGTCGAGAAGATGTCGCGGTACTGGCCTTCATCAATGTACTGTTCCATCTGATTGAGGGCTTCATTGACATCGTGCGTCTCGGTCTTTTCCTCTATTTGAATCACGGGAAGCCCGTTGATGAGCAACGTGGTGTCGAAGCGACAGTCTCTTTTGCCGGTTATCTTTGCGGGGCGGCGAATCTGGTTCACCACTTGGTAAACGGTGTCGCCCGCGCCGATTTGCTTTTGGTCGAACACAGTGAGAAACACGTGGCGGCCGTCATCGAGATCGACTTCGATCTGCGAGACACCGTTCATGCCGTAAAGGAACTGACCGGCCTGATATGGGGTCTCCAGGTCGGAAATAATGCGTTTTACCTGGTTAAACTCAACCGTGCTCAGTGGGTTGTCGAGGGTGTCCTGGTTGTGGCGCTCGAGTATTTTTTTGAAGTTGTCCCAGAGCTGGTCGGTAGTCTTGATCTCCGGCTCGTACTTCCATCGCTTGGTCTTGGCAACGTAGCTTGCCGGCTCGCACACAACTCCCCACGGGCTCTCGTCGCCCTCCTGTGGGCTCGCGATGGTTCCATTGCAGAGGTACTGAATAAGATCGTTCTCGAACTGGAGTTCGTTCACGGCTAATGTGCCCCCTTCATTCGTGCTAGCACAAACTTCGTTTCCAGCATTGCCTGCTGTTTCTTCAGAGACTCCAATTTGAGCTGGTTTCTGTAAAGCGATCCGATCGTCTTCTGAACTTCGAGTGAGGGGAGACCTGAGATCTCGAGCTCGGACAACTGTCTAACGGTGCTCTTTAGGAGCTTTGATCCCTGCCGTCCAGCGAGCAACTGGTGTCTGGTGCTGCTGTCCTCGTTAAGCAGGTAGGCGAGGTAATTTGCATCAATCGTGGATGGCGGAGTGATGCGCACGTAGTTTTGGGTGAAGAGGAAGCCGTCGTGGGGCCGCCCGACCGTCGTCGCCTTCCCGGAGATGAGGCTGAAGACCAGATCGCCCGTCTGCAAGGTAAGCACGTCGTCATTGGTCTTGATAAACCGTGCGCCATGAGTGGATGAATCCTCGCCGAATAGGTCCGCCTCAAGCTCTTCTTGGCCGTAGAAGTAGTAGGTCGGGGCGTTGGGGTCCGATGTTTCCTCGATGCGTGATTGCGGCGATCCGCTTTTTAGGCCCGCTAGGCCGGCCAGTCGTCCCATAGGAGCATCCTTCTTTGAGCTATCAGGTAATTGCAATATAAGGATAGCCATCCTGAATGGTATGTCAATGAAGAATCGTGATTGTCGCTAATTACAAAACAGAGATGGCGCAAATCGAGGATTAGATGCTCAGGTGGTCGAATTTGGTCACGATGATGTGTTCAAGCACCTTGATCCCCAGGAGTTCACCGGCTTCCTTGAGCTTAGCGGTGGTCTCTAGGTCCTCGGCTGAGGGTTGCGCCGTCCCGCTCGGGTGGTTGTGAGCGACGATAATGCTTGCGGCTCTGTCTTCGAGGGCCTTTGCAAAGATCTCTCGAGGGTGCACTAGGCTCTGATTAAGAGTGCCTTGGAAGATGGTCGTGTTGCTGATGAGTCGGTTCGCTCCGTCCAAAGTGAGCAGCACGAAGTGCTCCTGCTTCTTGTTGCGAATGGCGCCGAGTTGGGCTACAGCGTCGTCGGTGCAAGAGATGACGGGGCTCTCTGCGGGCATAAGATATCGCCGACCGAGCTCGAACAACGCGACGACCTCGCTTGTTTTGGCTGCACCCATGCCCTTTATGGAGGAAAGCTCTCCGTAGGTAACGGAGCTTCCTTTTTCTTTGAGAAGCTTGAGCACCTGCCTTGCAATGTCGTGAGCAGATACTTGCTTGTTTCCACTTCCGATGAGGATGCGCAGCAGCTCCTCGTCTGTAAGATGCGCAGGTCCGAACTTAACGAGCTTCTCTCTCGGCATCATGGTGGTCATGCTTTAGCCCCTCGTAGTGACTTATGCATAACGTGCGGCGTACATAGCAACCTATGGTAAGGGATGCTAAGCCGTTGATCTGTATGGAGCCCCTTCGCTGAGGATGCGTTTTTCGGTCCGGAGGTCACCCGCAAGTGGGGTCAGAGGAGGCTGGGTGAATGTGGCTCGGCTTCCAACTCCAAATGGGTGCAGGGGGCACACGTCGTCCTGCGAGACAAAGCCGTCCCTGGGGGCCGCACCAAGTGGCCACTTGGCGCACCCTCTGGCTAAGGCCCCTCGGCAACCCTACGGCCGCTCGCAGGCCTCCAGCTCCTCCGTGATGCGGCCGCCCCCTATCCGGTAGATGCGGTCGCAGAACCCGCCCACCAGGGCCGGGTTGTGGCCGATGAAGAGAAACGCCGTGCCCAGCTCCCGGTGGACCCTCCCAAGCAGCGCCATGACCTTGGCCTGGACGGTGACGTCCAAGGCGCTCGTGGCCTCGTCGCACAGGAGGAGCTTGGGCCTGCCGATGACGGCCCGCGCGATCGCCGCCCGCTGGCATTCCCCGCCGGAGAGCTCGTACGGAAACCTCTCCGCGTAGGACCCGGGCAGCTCCACGGCCTCAAGCGCCTCCCTCACCAAGCGGTCCTTGTCGGCCCCCTTGAACCGCGGCAGGTAGCGGGCCCCCTCGAAGACGGCGTCGCCCAGGCGCATGGTCGGGATAAACGACGCCTCCGGGTCCTGAAAGACCATCTGCATCCCCAGCCAGGCCCGCCTCACCGCGGCCGACCGGCCCCTCGGCAAGCGGCCGCCCCCGGAGCGCTCCACGCCGTCAAACCGCACATGGCCCGCGTTGGGGGAGAGGAGCCCCGCCGCGATGCACGCGAGCGTGCTCTTTCCGCTGCCACTGGGGCCCATGAGCCCCACGCGCTCCCCGGCCCCCACCCATATCGACACATCGTCCAGGGCGAGCAGCCCGGACCGCCGGTACCTCTTGGACACGCCCTCCAGGCGGAGAAGGGCGTCCCCGCCGCCCTCAGGCCCCATCGCCGACCCTCCTGAACGTCCTTCCCGTCCTCGGCACGGCGTCGATGAGCTCCCGGGTATAGGGCTGCGACGGCCTCGCCATCACCCGCTCGGTGGGGCCCTCCTCCACGATCCTCCCGTCCCTCATCACGGCGATCCGCCGGGCCACCTGCGCGGCGAACCCGATGTCGTGGGTCACCGTGACGAGGGCCACGCCCTCCCTCGCGTTGAGGTCCCCGAGCAGCCCGCCCACCTTGTCCCGGGCCTCCTCGTCCAGGCCGCCGGTGGGCTCGTCGGCCAGCAGCAGGCTGGGGCCGCACGCCACGGAGAGCGCCACGGCCACCCGCTGGCACTGGCCGCCGGATAGCTCCCGGGGAAACGCCGCCAGGACCCGCCCGGGGTCCTCTATGCCCATCCTCCGGAGGAGGGCCTCCCCCCAGGAGGGCGGCACCTCCTTGCCGTGGGCCCGGAGCACCTCGTCGAGCTGCCGCCCGACGGTGAACAGCGGGTCCAGGGACTCCCGCCCGTTTTGGAAGACGTAGGCTATCTGCGACCCTCGCAGGGACCGCAGCACCCTGCCCGGCGCCGTGACGAGGTCGGTGCCGCGGAACTCGATGGCGCCCGACTCGATACGGGCCTGGCACGGCAGCAGCCGTGCGATGGAGCGCAGCAGCGTGCTCTTGCCCGACCCGCTCTCGCCCACGACGGCGAGGCTCTCCCCGGCACCCAGCTCAAGGCTCACCGAGGCCAGGGCCCGGTTGGGGCCGTAGCTCACGGTGAGGGAGTCTATCTCGAGCAGTCCGTCCATGGGTGGCGCGCTTTCTGCCGGCCCTGTGCCCCGCGCCCGCGTCGGGGGGGGGGGGGGGGGGGGGGGGTCAGGCGACGTCGGTGTCGACCGTCACGAAATAGTACTCCGAGGGCGCCACGTCGAGACCGGACACGGCCGAGGTGCTCAGCACCGTCGCGTCGGGGTTGGAGAAGAAGACGCAGGGGTTGTCGTTCAACACCACCTGGGCGATCCGGCGCGCGATCCCGTTGCGCTCGTCCTCGTCGAAGGTCTCGTCCAGCCGCGCGACGAGGGCGTCCACCTCCCCGTTGGAGTAGCCGCCGTAGTTGGCCGAGGCGCCGGTGACGAAGTGGGTCCTCGCGAAGTAGGCCGGGTCGCCGGTGGGGGCCATGGCGGAGCTGTCGAGGGTCATGTCGGGGTCGTCCTCGGCCCAGGTCCCCTTGTCCTCCAGGAAGTAGTCGGTGGGGACGATCCGGAGCCGTATGCCGGCCTGGGCGAGCCTGGACTGGAGGTCGTCGGCGATCTGGACGAAGCGCTCGTAGCTGGTGCAGGTGTAGAGGTCGAGCTCCACCGGGGCGCCGTCGAGCTCGCGGACGCCGTCGCCGTCGGTGTCGGTTATCCCGGCCTCCTCGAGGACCCGGGCGGCCGCCGCCACGTCGCAGCGGTCCACGGTCACCCGGAGGCCCTCGGTGCCCCCGAAGGGCAGGGTCCGGCTGTAGACGCCCCAGCTCGGGGTGGCGTTGCCCTGGCAGACGACGTCCGCGTAGCCGTCCCGGTCTATGCAGTATGCGACGGCCGTGCGCACCGCCGCGTTCTGGATGACGGGGTGGGTCATGTTCATGCAGATGAAGTCGGCGCGGGAGGTCGTTTTCCGGGAGACCCGGTAGTCGCCGTCGCCGTCCCGGGCGAGGGTGGCCAGGGTGGAGGCGGAGGGCATCGCCACGGCGTCGATCTCTCCGTTCTGCATGGCCATGGTGATGGCGTTGTCGTCGGAGAAGCACGTGAGCCGCACCTCTGAGAGCTTGGGGGTGCCCCGCCAGTAGTGCTCGTTGGGGCCCATGACGATGTGGCTCTCGGCCTCGAACTCCCGCATCATGTAGGGGCCCGTGCCCGGGGTCTCCCTTGCGTAGTCGACGTCGTCGCCCACGTAGTACACGCACAGGAGCGGGTCGCACAGGGCGTTCTCCAGGGAGGGCACGGCCTCCCTGGTCCTGATGGTGAGGGTGTTGCCCTCCGCCGCGAGCCCCTCGCAGGGCAGGGTCTCCATCCCGCGCGGGTTCCTCTCCAAGGTGCGCTCCCAGGCGGCCTTCACGGCGGCGGCGTCCACGGCCTCGCCGTTGGAGAACTCGATGCCGTCGTTGAGGGTCACCTTCCAGGTGCGGTCGTCCACCCGCTCGGCCCCCGCGGCCAGCCAGGGCTCCGGGGTGAGGTCGTCGCCCACCCTGAAGAGGGTCTCCACGATGCCGTAGTAGATGAGGTACCAGCTGTCCCACTCGGAGGCGGGGTCCATGGTCTCGGCGGAGAAGTGGGTGGTGGAGCCGGCATGGAGGGTCTTCTCGCCGGAGGCACGGGGGGCGGTCTGCCCGCCGCCGGAGCACCCCGCGAGCAGGAGGGCGCCGAGCAATAGGATGAGTGCGGCCATCGCGGGCCGCGCCGTCGTGACGGGTCGGGTCATGGTCTCCCCCAGGTTCATCGGGTCGTGTCTCGGGCGCTCCCCGCGGGCCCGCTGGGCCGGGCGCCGCCGTGGGTCTGCGATCCGGCGTCGAGTGCCTCGCGCAGCGTGTCGCCCAAGAGGTTGAAGATCGCCACGGTCAGGAAGAGCGCCGCCATGGGCACCAGCATGCACCAGATGGCGTACTGGAAGGTGGGCTGGGCCTCGGCCATCATGGCGCCCCAGTCGTTGGTGGGGCGCTCGGGGCCAAGGCCGATGAATGAGAGGCCCGCCATGGTGAGGACCACGTCGCTCACGGAGAGCGCCGCCAGGGTGATCGTGGGCCCTGCCACCTGGGGCAGCAGGTAGCGGACGACTATGGCCCCGGTGGGCGCCCCGCACATCCTCGCCGCCTTGAGGCGGTCTGATTGCCTGAACGACGCGGCCATGGCCCGCGAGAGCCTGGCGAACTGCGTCCAGTACACCGCGGCTATGGCCAGCACCATGTTGGGCACCCCCGGGCCGAGGACGCCCGCGACGGCCACCGCGAGGACGAAGCTCGGGAAGGCCTGGAAGGCCGTGACCACCTTGTCCACGACGTAGCCCCACGGGCCCCCGAGATAGCCGCCGAGCAGGCCCACCGCCACGCCCACCGCTGCCACCACGGCGACGGTGACGAGCCCCAGGAGCACCGACTCCCGACCACCGGCGACGGTGCGCATGAGGACGTCCCTGCCCAGGGAGTCGGTCCCCAGCAGGTGGCCGTCGCCCGGCGCCCTGAGGGCCTCGCCCAGGTCGGTCGCGTTCACGCTGGCGGGGAGAAAGGCCGGTGCGACGAGGAGAAACCCGACGAAGGAGCAGGTCAGGGCCGCTGCAAATAAGAGCCTTCGCCCGCCGCGCGCCCTAGTCATCCCCCGCCTCCCCCTCGACGGAGGGGTCGATGAGCCGGCAGGCGCCGTCGACGGCGGCGTTGACGAGCAGGTACACGACGGCTGCCACGAGCGCGTAGGCGCCTATGAAGGGGTAGTCCCGGTGACCCACGGCCTTGATGGACTCGAACCCGAGACCGGGCCAGCCGAAGATGCCCTCCACGATCGCCGAGCCCCCCAGCAGCATCCCGAAAGCCGTGCCGGCGAGGGTGAGGAGCGGCACCAGGCTGTTCTTGAGCACGTGGACAAGGACGATGCACGGTTCCGGGACGCCCCGCGCCCGGAGGCCGTCCACATAGGCCGACGAGAGCTGCCCTATGGCGACCGTCCGCAGCTGACGCGTGAGCCATGCCGACAGCGGGAGCGCCGTCGCGACGGTGGGCAGGAGGATGCCCGCCAGGTCCCTGGTCGAGAGGACGTCGAGCGTCCTGAGGCGCACGGAGAACACGTAGAGCAGCAGGAGCGCCACAAAGAACGAGGGCATGGAGCAGAAGAGGTAGGTGGCCGCCTGTACGGCCCTGTCCAGGGGCCCTCCCTGCCAGTAGGCGCAGGCCAGGGCGAGGGGCACGGAGACGAGGAGCGTCAGCACGATGGACGAGAGGGCCAGGGCGAGGGTGTAGGGCAGCGCGTCGAGCAGCACCTCGGCCACCGGCTCGCCGCTTCTGAGGGACGTCCCGAGGTCGCCGCGGAAGACGCCCGCCACCCAGCCGGCGTACTGCTCGGCAAAGGGCCTGTCGAGGCCCAGCTCCGCGCGCTTCTCGGCGAGCTGCGACTCCGTGGGGGAGACGCCCGCCTCAGCGAACGACCTCACCGCGGCGTCGGTGGGGGAGAGGTACGAGAGCAGGAAGGCGACCAGGGTGACCAGGAACACGACGACCAGGGCCCCGGCCAGGCGGGCCAGGACCGGGGCGGCGCCATCGGTGGCCCGGGACTTCTTGGACACGGTAGGACGGTCACCCCCCATGGGTCTCTCGGCGGTCGCAAACGGCCCGCCAACGGGGCCGGCTGGCCGCCTGGCATGCAGCTGTCTATGGTATGGGAGGATATCAGACATTGATTGTCTCCTCCGGCCGGTCGGCGGTAGGGTCGGAGTGACAGGTCGACCTGGGGTACCTTGTCATGGGGCCGAGAGATCGGAGGGTGCCGTGGCTTTCATCTATGCGATGAGCGACATGCATGGCGACATGGAGGCGTTCGACCGGGCCCTGTCGGTCGTGGACCTGGACGACCCCGCCAACCGGCTGGTCCTGTGCGGCGACTACATGGCGCCGCCGGACACCGACACTGCCATGATCCGGCTCATCATGGGGATCCAGGGCGAGCATCCCGGCCAGGTGATCGCGCTCATGGGCAACCACGAGCTCGCGTACCTCGAGGACCACAGGGCCGTGGCGTCTGCGGACGACCCCGTGGTCGCGTGGCTGCGCGGGCTCCCGTATTACTGGGAGACCGACACGCAGATATTCGTCCATGCCGGGGTGGACGAGGAGGCGCAGGACCTGTGGAGGTACGGGTCCGAGGACGCCTACTTTTGCGAGAAGTTCCCCTGGAGCACCGGCGCGTTTTTGAAGGACGTGATCGCCGGGCACGTGGGCACCGCCACCATCGCGGACGACCCGTGGTTCCACGACGTCTACTGGGATGGCCAGAGCCATTACTATCTTGATGGATCCGTGCACGTGAGCCATCGGATCCCGGTGCTCAAGTACGACACGGTCGCCCGGAGGTACACCTGCTTCCGCTTTGGTGCCGACGGGTCCGTCGAGGAGCATGAGCCCATGCTGTGATGGGGGACGTTTCCGTTTTGGAACGAGTGGAGGTGTTCAAATTCGTAGTAGAGCCGGACGACACGCACAAGGGTAACGGCCTCCGGAGTCTCGTAATCGGAGGCCGACTGCCTCATTCAGACAGGGGATTATGGCCGGGATGTATGTCTCCCAGCTGCCGATGACCTCGGCAGCTCCAGAAAACACCATGGGCTAAGAAGATATATCAAGCCTTCTGGCGAGGGTGGCCCTCGACAGTATTAATGCATGAGGCCTTTGGAGCGGCCTCGTTTAGCCTGCTATGGTTCGTTAGCTAATGATTTGTTGTATTAGAACATGGTGTAAACATGACAGAGTCTGAGGCTGCGAGCTCCGAGAATGTGGTCCAGGTTCTAGTCGGTATGCGGATAGATTTAAAGCGGCCTGTAGCAATAATTTCGCTGCAGGCCGCTGACACATCGAAGATGTGTCCTAGAACTTAGTCGTATACCGGTGTTGATCCATCATTCGGTTTTATGACATCAAAACATTCGGGCGGGTACAGGTAGTCCTCCTCAGTTTCGTCGATAATCCGATACCAGCCCTTTTCTATGGACAAAACATCGTAAATCTTATTATTAAGGAGCCCCAGGGGGGAAGACTCTCCATGGTACTTAACCTGCATCATAACCACCTCTTGACCTTAAACTCACATTTTCCGACACTCGACTCCTGAAACCAGTGGACTTCTGCTGTCATAAATCTATTGTCTCTGACAATCGTGCCAAAACCTTTTACATGTTGCCAATTTCTCGCCTTGCCACCGTATCGGCTGGCAAGCCCTTCTGCAACTTGGCGACGAAGTTTCTTTCTCGTTCCTTTACCGGCGAAAACTTCAACTCCCGAAATGGTGGACCCTTCTGCGAAGTGATACCTCTTCCCTGTCTTGGGGTCCTTCACGTCATAGTTCAGCGCCATTGCGCCAAGACTTCTGCCGATTACAAACGGCTGACCTGCAATCGTTTCCGGGAGAGAGCCCCAGGTTCGTCCGAAATCGAGTCCATCGCCTCTACCGGTCCCCATTGCGCACCTCCTGCCCGCGCTTGTGAGAGAGAGCAAACTGGCTATCGAAGTGTTTAATCGGAACTCCCGCTTTATGAGCTGCGATGAATAGCCCGTCTGGAGCGGCGCCGTACACAATGATGGTGGACGGACGAAGCACGTCGACTGTTTTCTCGACCGCAAGTCTGATGTACCTTCTGTCGTCGCGGTGTTTGCAGCAGCCGACAGTTGACATGGCGATTACGGAATTGCGGGGGAGGCCGTCAAACACCCAGTCAAGGCTGCGCTCGTCCGATACTCGTACGTTCGGTATCACCTCGACGCCCTCATGCTGCAGCCAGTAAGATATGGTTCTTGATTTGAAGCAGCTCCATTGCTGCATTCCTGCCGGCATATTTCTGTACATACTAAAGTCAGGCCCAATCACCGCCCGGCAGCGGCGGAAGAGGGGGAGGTAGCGCATTGGGTTCCTCCATACGCACCGGAACTTCACGTCATGCTCAAAAAAGTGGATACAGGAGTTTTCGAGACCGGTCTTTTGAGCTCGCGCACGAGTGAAGGGGGTGAGGCTTTCGGGGATGAGCCGGCTAGGCATTATAACGGGGAGCTCGAGAGGGCCTTCGTAGTCTGCGCCGGTCAAAAGGGATGCGTTGAACACGTCGTATGGGGCAAGATTGCCGTACAATGCGGTTCCTTTCGAATCGTTTGTATAGAGACTGGGGCGTTAGCCCAGCCCGATTCGAAAGTGCGTACAATCGTCTTGTCTAGGGAGCGGTGTACGCCGCTTTCGAATGGGCGCCACTTTTTCGGAGGTGGCGCTCTCTTTCTTTTCGTGGTGTTGCTTATAGCCTTAGCGCTCTGCACCACTTTTCTCCCTTCGCTATTGCGGCGCATTGAGTCCGAGCTGCAGTTTTTGTGACTTGAAAGGACTCGCTAACCTCATCTGGAGTGAGATCGAGTATTTTACTGGCGGGCATCAGAAGCGCCCCTGCAAAGGCGTTTGCCTGCCATTCAGAGCTTTTGTATGCAGGGATGCTCTTGCTCGCTGCATTTCGTGCGAGAGCCCGCGGTACTCCTTCGTGCTCCAGAAGGTGCCCAACCTCGTGTGCAATTGTCATGCGCGAGAAGGGGTCGCCATCCACTGCTCCGTCATACACTTCCTCTCGGAGGCGAATAAGGTGCCTGTCGGGATATGTTTCTCCGAATTTATCGCCTAAATCACTGGTGGAGACTATTTCCGAATCGAAATCGTCATACAGTAAGGGAAGAACGAACTCAAAAAAATCGACTATTGGAAAGGGCTTGTCGCCTTTGTATCCGACCAGTCTGTGAACAGCATGCGCATCCTTCGTGAGGTCCATTCGACTTTTCGGCGGCACCTCAACTCCGTAGTCATGGGTATCCATACGCTTAGTCCTCCTCAAGGATTCCTCTGAGCCGTTTTTTCTGCTCCTCGCTTAAACAGGCGAATTTGCGTGCAAAAGCCACAGCGAGCTGCTGGTCTTGGCCAGGAAGCTCTTTAATGCGTAAAGAAACCTCATCGCGTGATCGATCCAGGGCGTCTTGAAGCGCTGAAAGTTCATCTGGATCAAGGTTATAGGTGGCTGCCAAACGGCCTGCAAATTCCTTTGGGGGGTTGCGCCGCCCCGTTTCAATTGAGGAAAGTGTAGATGATGCAATTCCCAGCTTGTCAGCCATGGTTTTCAGAAGCTCGTCATTGTCAATCCTTAGCCTTCGAAGGTACTTTCCCAACGCTGTCGCTGCCATGTGGTCTCCTTTCGTAGCTGCGAATTACTTTACAACACCAAGTAAACTCCTTCAACTCGAATTGTAATTTGAGTACATCTGAGCGGGCGAAACTAAGGTGTCGTGTTATTTGGCTGGTGCTGTTTGCGTGGGACCTACTGGAGCCCAT
This genomic window contains:
- a CDS encoding restriction endonuclease subunit S, coding for MGRLAGLAGLKSGSPQSRIEETSDPNAPTYYFYGQEELEADLFGEDSSTHGARFIKTNDDVLTLQTGDLVFSLISGKATTVGRPHDGFLFTQNYVRITPPSTIDANYLAYLLNEDSSTRHQLLAGRQGSKLLKSTVRQLSELEISGLPSLEVQKTIGSLYRNQLKLESLKKQQAMLETKFVLARMKGAH
- a CDS encoding DUF4417 domain-containing protein, with product MYGNLAPYDVFNASLLTGADYEGPLELPVIMPSRLIPESLTPFTRARAQKTGLENSCIHFFEHDVKFRCVWRNPMRYLPLFRRCRAVIGPDFSMYRNMPAGMQQWSCFKSRTISYWLQHEGVEVIPNVRVSDERSLDWVFDGLPRNSVIAMSTVGCCKHRDDRRYIRLAVEKTVDVLRPSTIIVYGAAPDGLFIAAHKAGVPIKHFDSQFALSHKRGQEVRNGDR
- a CDS encoding ABC transporter substrate-binding protein, with the protein product MTRPVTTARPAMAALILLLGALLLAGCSGGGQTAPRASGEKTLHAGSTTHFSAETMDPASEWDSWYLIYYGIVETLFRVGDDLTPEPWLAAGAERVDDRTWKVTLNDGIEFSNGEAVDAAAVKAAWERTLERNPRGMETLPCEGLAAEGNTLTIRTREAVPSLENALCDPLLCVYYVGDDVDYARETPGTGPYMMREFEAESHIVMGPNEHYWRGTPKLSEVRLTCFSDDNAITMAMQNGEIDAVAMPSASTLATLARDGDGDYRVSRKTTSRADFICMNMTHPVIQNAAVRTAVAYCIDRDGYADVVCQGNATPSWGVYSRTLPFGGTEGLRVTVDRCDVAAAARVLEEAGITDTDGDGVRELDGAPVELDLYTCTSYERFVQIADDLQSRLAQAGIRLRIVPTDYFLEDKGTWAEDDPDMTLDSSAMAPTGDPAYFARTHFVTGASANYGGYSNGEVDALVARLDETFDEDERNGIARRIAQVVLNDNPCVFFSNPDATVLSTSAVSGLDVAPSEYYFVTVDTDVA
- a CDS encoding metallophosphoesterase is translated as MAFIYAMSDMHGDMEAFDRALSVVDLDDPANRLVLCGDYMAPPDTDTAMIRLIMGIQGEHPGQVIALMGNHELAYLEDHRAVASADDPVVAWLRGLPYYWETDTQIFVHAGVDEEAQDLWRYGSEDAYFCEKFPWSTGAFLKDVIAGHVGTATIADDPWFHDVYWDGQSHYYLDGSVHVSHRIPVLKYDTVARRYTCFRFGADGSVEEHEPML
- a CDS encoding ABC transporter permease gives rise to the protein MSKKSRATDGAAPVLARLAGALVVVFLVTLVAFLLSYLSPTDAAVRSFAEAGVSPTESQLAEKRAELGLDRPFAEQYAGWVAGVFRGDLGTSLRSGEPVAEVLLDALPYTLALALSSIVLTLLVSVPLALACAYWQGGPLDRAVQAATYLFCSMPSFFVALLLLYVFSVRLRTLDVLSTRDLAGILLPTVATALPLSAWLTRQLRTVAIGQLSSAYVDGLRARGVPEPCIVLVHVLKNSLVPLLTLAGTAFGMLLGGSAIVEGIFGWPGLGFESIKAVGHRDYPFIGAYALVAAVVYLLVNAAVDGACRLIDPSVEGEAGDD
- a CDS encoding ABC transporter permease, whose product is MTRARGGRRLLFAAALTCSFVGFLLVAPAFLPASVNATDLGEALRAPGDGHLLGTDSLGRDVLMRTVAGGRESVLLGLVTVAVVAAVGVAVGLLGGYLGGPWGYVVDKVVTAFQAFPSFVLAVAVAGVLGPGVPNMVLAIAAVYWTQFARLSRAMAASFRQSDRLKAARMCGAPTGAIVVRYLLPQVAGPTITLAALSVSDVVLTMAGLSFIGLGPERPTNDWGAMMAEAQPTFQYAIWCMLVPMAALFLTVAIFNLLGDTLREALDAGSQTHGGARPSGPAGSARDTTR
- the radC gene encoding RadC family protein; protein product: MTTMMPREKLVKFGPAHLTDEELLRILIGSGNKQVSAHDIARQVLKLLKEKGSSVTYGELSSIKGMGAAKTSEVVALFELGRRYLMPAESPVISCTDDAVAQLGAIRNKKQEHFVLLTLDGANRLISNTTIFQGTLNQSLVHPREIFAKALEDRAASIIVAHNHPSGTAQPSAEDLETTAKLKEAGELLGIKVLEHIIVTKFDHLSI
- a CDS encoding ImmA/IrrE family metallo-endopeptidase; amino-acid sequence: MDTHDYGVEVPPKSRMDLTKDAHAVHRLVGYKGDKPFPIVDFFEFVLPLLYDDFDSEIVSTSDLGDKFGETYPDRHLIRLREEVYDGAVDGDPFSRMTIAHEVGHLLEHEGVPRALARNAASKSIPAYKSSEWQANAFAGALLMPASKILDLTPDEVSESFQVTKTAARTQCAAIAKGEKWCRALRL
- a CDS encoding ABC transporter ATP-binding protein; protein product: MDGLLEIDSLTVSYGPNRALASVSLELGAGESLAVVGESGSGKSTLLRSIARLLPCQARIESGAIEFRGTDLVTAPGRVLRSLRGSQIAYVFQNGRESLDPLFTVGRQLDEVLRAHGKEVPPSWGEALLRRMGIEDPGRVLAAFPRELSGGQCQRVAVALSVACGPSLLLADEPTGGLDEEARDKVGGLLGDLNAREGVALVTVTHDIGFAAQVARRIAVMRDGRIVEEGPTERVMARPSQPYTRELIDAVPRTGRTFRRVGDGA
- a CDS encoding helix-turn-helix domain-containing protein; protein product: MAATALGKYLRRLRIDNDELLKTMADKLGIASSTLSSIETGRRNPPKEFAGRLAATYNLDPDELSALQDALDRSRDEVSLRIKELPGQDQQLAVAFARKFACLSEEQKKRLRGILEED
- a CDS encoding ABC transporter ATP-binding protein, whose translation is MGPEGGGDALLRLEGVSKRYRRSGLLALDDVSIWVGAGERVGLMGPSGSGKSTLACIAAGLLSPNAGHVRFDGVERSGGGRLPRGRSAAVRRAWLGMQMVFQDPEASFIPTMRLGDAVFEGARYLPRFKGADKDRLVREALEAVELPGSYAERFPYELSGGECQRAAIARAVIGRPKLLLCDEATSALDVTVQAKVMALLGRVHRELGTAFLFIGHNPALVGGFCDRIYRIGGGRITEELEACERP